The Streptomyces armeniacus genomic interval GGTCGTCGCGTACGCCGAGAAGGCACCGCGCGATCTGCAGTACAGCGTGATCGACGTGGACCGTACGTTCCCGATGCTGCTGCTCGCCGGGATCTTCGCGCTGGTGGTGGTGCTGGTCGGACGGTTGCGCGGGGTGCTGGCGCTGGTCGGTCTCGCGGTGAGCTTCGGGGTGCTTACGCTGTTCATCCTGCCCGCGATACTCGAAGGCTCGAATCCGCTGGTGGTGGCGGTCGTCGGGGGCAGCGCGATCATGCTGGCGACGCTGTACCTGTGCCACGGGCTGTCGGCGCGCACGTCCGTCGCGGCGCTGGGCACGCTGTCGTCGCTGCTACTGATCGGGCTGCTCGGCTCGCTGTTCATCGGCTGGGCGGAGCTCACGGGCAACACGGACGACCAGACCGGCCTCGTACACGGCCTCTACCCGGACATCGAGATCCAGGGGCTGCTGCTGGCGGGCGTACTGATCGGGTCGCTCGGTGTGCTGGACGACGTGACGGTCACACAGACGTCGGCCGTGTGGGAGCTGAAGCAGGCCGATCCGACGGCCAGCCGGCGCACGCTGTACAGCGCCGCCATGCGCATCGGGCGGGACCACATCGCGTCGGTGGTGAACACGCTGGTGCTCGCGTACGCGGGTGCGGCGCTGCCGCTGCTGCTGCTGTTCACGATCGCGGAGAGCAGCGTCGGCACGGTCGCGGGCAGCGAACTGGTCGCGCAGGAGATCGTACGGACGCTGGTCGGCTCCATCGGGCTGGTCGCCTCGGTGCCGCTGACGACACTGCTGGCGGCCCTGGTGGTGTCGGCTGACCGGCACCGGGGCGCTGTCGGTCAGCCGGCCGGCGTGGCTCCGGCGGGTCAGCCGGGCCGGCCGGGCCAGACGGGCCAGACCGCTCCGGCGGGGCAAGCGGGGGCGGGTACGGCGCCGGCCGCCCCCGTCACCAGTCGCCGCGGGAAGAGGAGGAAGCCGAAGTGAACCGGCGTACGGCGTAGATCAGCCCGCCTATCACGGCGACCACGATGAGCACCTTGAAGAGCAGACCGATGAGGAAGCCGACGACGCTGGCGATCATGCTGCCGAAGACGACGAGCACGACCAGTGGCACGGCGACCCATTTCACCCACCACGGCATCGTGGCGAAGACTTCTTTTACGGCCATGAGAGCTCCCGTCGTGCTGGTGTGTGCCGCCGCGTGTGCGAAGGTCCGTCACGCGCGGCGGCACGGGCATCCGTTCTGCCCTCGATGCTAAAGCGCCGGTTGGGCGGGCGGGAGAGCGCTCAGCCCCGGTTCGTCCCTGACCGTACCCCTACGCAACCCTGATCCCGGTCGTCCGCCCTGTCCCGCGGCCGCACCTCAGCTGCACCCCGGCCGCACCTCAGCCGCCCCCGAGGAGCGCCCGCGTCACCGCTCCGGCGGCGCGAACACCACCATCACCCGCAGGTCCTCGCTGATGTGGTGGAAGCGGTGCGGCGCCCCCGCAGGCACGTACACCACGCTGCCCCGCGCGACCTGCGTCGTCTCGTCCCCCACCGTGAGCGAGCCGCGGCCGCTCACCACCAGGTACACCTCGTCCTGCGCGTGCGGCTGCTGCGGGTCCTGCTCGCCCCGGTCCAGCGCGTACAGCCCGGCCGACATGTGCCGCTCCCGCAGGAACCGCAGATACGCGCCGTCGTTCGCCGCCCGCTGCGCCTCCAGCTCCTCCAGCCGGAATGCCTTCACCCCTGCCCCCCGCTTTCCAGCGATCTCTGGAACCCTTGCGACATGACCAATTTCCTTATCAAGACACTCGCCAACGCCGGTGCGCTGGCCGTGGCGATCTGGCTGCTCAAGGACATCACCCTGACCGGGGGGGACACGGGGCGCAAGACGATCACCCTGATCGTCGTCGCGTTGATCTTCGGCCTCGTGAACTTCGTGGTCAAGCCGCTCGTGAAGCTGCTGGCCCTCCCGGTGCTGATCCTCACCCTCGGTCTGTTCACGCTGGTGATCAACGCGCTGATGCTGCTGCTCACCTCCTGGCTCGCCGACGAGGTGGACCTGAGCTTCCATGTCGAGGGCTTCGGTACGGCGGTGCTCGGCGGCCTGATCATCTCGATCGTGTCCTGGGCACTGAACATGATCCTGCCGGACAACGACTGAGGCCGTCACCGATGATGGACGGCATGGCCGACGACCGCCCCCGCACCGCCCCCGGTACCGCCCCGCGCCCCGCCGACGGCACGCGCGCCCCGCGCCCGTACCGCGTGTGCTTCGTGTGCACCGGCAACATCTGCCGCTCCCCGATGGCCGAGGCCGTCTTCCGCGCCCGGCTCGTCGACGCCGGTCTCGACGCCCTCGTGACGGTGGACAGCGCAGGCACCGGCGGCTGGCACACCGGCGACGCCGCCGACCCGCGTACGGTCGCGGTGCTGACGGCGGCCGGGTACGCGCAGCGGCACCGGGCGCGGCAGTTCACGGCGGACTGGTTCGCGGACCGCGACCTGGTGATCGCCCTGGACCGGGGGCACCAGCGGGAGCTGCGGGCCATGGCGCCGTCGCCGGAGGAGGCGGCGAAGGTGCGGCTGCTGCGCTCGTACGGCCCGGAGGCGAGCGGCGGTTCGCAGGCGTACGGCCGTGGGGGCGCCGCGCTCGACGTGCCCGACCCGTACTACGGCGGCGCGCGCGGCTTCGACGACTGCCTGGAGCTGATCGAGGCCGCCATGCCCGGTCTGCTCGCGGAGGTGGGCGACGCGGTCGGCGAACCGGCGGGCGTAACCGGCACCGACGGGCACGACGGGCACGACGGCCCCGACGGCCCCGACGGCCCCGACGGCAAGCTGGGCTGAAGGGGCGGGCGATGCGGGAGCGTGCGGACCGCAGGCAGGCCAGGGAAGTCGGGTCGCGGGCGGCCCGGGCCACCGGCAGCGGAATCCTGTCGTACGCCCTTCCCCTGGGCGGCGGCTCGATCTGCGACGCGTGGCAGATCGAACTGGGCGAGGGCGTGCACCAGAACGGCGGCCCGCACTTCACCGTCTTCGCCAAGACCCTCCCCGGCGCGCCGCCGGACTTCTTCACCGCCGAGGCCGCCGGGCTGCGCATGCTCCGCGACACCGGCACCGTGCCCGTACCGGGCGTGTACGCCGCCGAGGACGGGCTGCTCGTCCTCCGCTGGATCGACCCCGGACCGCCCACCCCCGAGCAGGCCGAACGCCTCGGCCGCGACCTCGCCGCCCTGCACGCGACGGCGGCCCCCTCGTACGGGACCCCGGGCCGCGCCGCGTACCTCGGTTCGCTGCCGCTGACCTCGCCCGACGACGGGCGTCCGGTGACGGCACCCGAGGACTGGCCCGCGTTCCACGCCGAGCACCGGCTGCTGCCGTTCCTCCGCCGCGCCGTCGACAACGGCGCCATCGAGCCCGCCGACCAGCGCTCCGTGGAACGGCTCTGCGCCGAGCTCGGCCGCGTCGCCGGTCCGCCGCAGCCGCCCGCCGTGATCCACGGCGACCTGTGGTCCGGCAACGTCCACTGGTCCGCCGAGGGCCGCGCCCACCTGATCGACCCGGCCGCGCAGGGCGGGCATCCGGAGACGGATCTGGCGCTGCTGGAGCTGTTCGGCTGCCCGCAGCTGACGCGGATTCTCGCGGCGTACGAGGAGGTGCGGCCGCTGGACGGGCGGGCCGCGCGGGTGCCGCTGCACCAGCTCCAGCACCTCCTGGTGCACGCGGCGCTGTTCGGCTCCGGTTACGGTGCACGGTGCGGAGCGGCGGCACGCGCGGCCCTCGCGGCGTGACCGGCGGCCGGCGTAACCGGTGAGACCGCACGCGGCGTGACCCGCACCGCGCCCTGCGCACCCACGTGACCTGGAGGGAACCCGTATGAGCGCCACCGCAGACGGCGACGGCACCCGCGTCGTACGGGCCGGACTGCCCGAGGAGGAGCCGTACGCGGCGCCGCTCCCCGGCCCCGTCTTCGCCGCGCACTACCACCTGCCGGGCGATCCGGCGGACGCGCCGTACTCGTACGGCCGGGACGGCAACCCCACCTGGACGGCGCTGGAGCGGGCCATCGGCGAACTGGAGGCGCCGGACGGCGACTTCGCCGACACTGTGCACACCCTCGCGTTCGCCTCCGGCATGGGCGCGATCTCCGCCGTGCTGTTCAGCCGGCTCCGCCCCGGCGACGCCGTCGTCCTGCCCTCCGACGGCTACAACCTGCTGGTCCCCGTCCGCGAACGGCTCGAGGGCTTCGGTGTCGAGGTCCGTACGGCGCCGACCGCCGGCGACGCGCAGCTGGCGGCCCTCGACGGCGCCCGCCTGCTGTGGATCGAGTCGCCGTCCAACCCCGGCCTCGACGTGTGCGACATCCGACGCCTCGCCGACGCCGCGCACGAACACGGCGCCCTCGTCGCCGTCGACAACACCCTCGCCACCCCGCTCGGGCAGCGCCCGCTCGCCCTCGGCGCCGACTTCTCCGTCGCCAGCGGCACCAAGGCGCTGACCGGGCACGGCGACGTGCTGCTCGGCTACGTCGCCTGCCGCGACCCCCGGCTCGCCGCCGACGTACGGCTGTGGCGCAAAACAGTCGGTGCGATCCCCGGCCCGATGGAGGCGTGGCTCGCGCACCGTTCCCTGGCGACGCTGGAGGTACGGACGCGGCGGCAGGCGGAGAGCGCGCTCGCGCTCGCGGAGGCGCTGAGCGTACGGCCTGAGGTGCGCGACGTACGGCACCCGGGGCGGCCGGGCGACCCGGCGTACGCGCAGGCGGCGCGGCAGATGCGGCGGTTCGGGTGCGTGGTGTCGTTCACGCTGCCGGACAAGGCGTTCTGCGAGCGCTTCCTGGCGGCCCTGCGGCTGGTCGACGACGCGACCAGCTTCGGCGGCGTGCGCAGCACGGCGGAGCGGCGGGGGCGCTGGGGTGGCGACGCGGTGCCGGAGGGGTTCGTACGGCTGTCGGTCGGGCTGGAGGACGCGGCGGACCTGGTCGCGGACGTCGAACGGGCGCTGGAGCGGGCGGCGGGGGCGACGGAGGGGGCTGGGCCGGCGTAACGCGCCTGTCGAAACCTGTGGTTGTCGGATGTGTCCGGCAGAGTACGGTCTTCCCCGGACAAGAAGCGTGCACGATACGACCGTTCGGCGCCGGAATAAGCCAATGTGGCGGCACAATGCGCGCATGACAGACACGCATCCGGGCTCCGAGACCCCCGTCACCGCACCCGAGGTCCCCGTCACCGCACCCGAGCCCACCGCCGCCGGAACCGGAACGGACGGCGGAAGCGGAGACGGAACGGGCGACGGAACCGGAGACGGAACCGGCGACGGAACCACCCCCGTGCACCACGCCCGGCCGCGCCCGCGCCGCCGAAGACGCGTCCTCCTCTGGTCCCTCATAGCCGTCCTGCTGCTCACCGGAACCGGCGCCGGCTATCTCTACTGGCGCGCGGACCGCGCCGCCGACGCCATCGACCGCATTCCAGACGCCCTGCCCGAACTGCCCGCGGACCAGCAGCCCAAGGCGACCGGCGGGCAGACGTTCCTGCTGGTCGGCGTGGACACCCGGGCCGATGTGCCGACGACGGGCGACGACGCGGAGGCCCCCGCGTGGCAGACCGGCGCGTCGCGCAGCGACACGATGATGCTGCTACACCTGGCGGCGGACCGGAAGGACGCGACCGTCGTCTCGCTCGCCCGCGACACCTGGGTCGACGTCCCCGGGCACGGCAAGGCGAAGCTCAACGCCGCCTACTCCTGGGGCGGTCCGGCGCTCGCCGTACGTACAGTGCAGGACCTCACCGGCGTACGCGTCGACCATCTCGCCGCCATCGACTGGAACGGCTTCCGCGCGCTCACCGACGCCGTCGGCGGCGTCGACATCACCGTCCCGCGCGACGTGCCGGGCCGCGCCGACGCGCCCGCCTACCGCGCCGGCACCCACCGCATGAACGGCGCGGAGGCCCTCGCCTACGTACGGGAGCGCAAGGGCCTGCCGCGCGGCGACCTCGACCGCACCAAGCGGCAGCAGAACTTCCTGCGCGCCCTGATGACCCGGGTCCTGAGCGGCGACACGTTCTCCAGCCCGAGCCGTATGAGCGGACTGCTCGACGCCATCGGCGGCGTCGTGAGCGTGGACGACAAGCTCACCAACCGGGGACTGTACGACCTGGCCTGGAGCCTGCGCGGACTGCGCGGCTCCCATGTGAACTTCATGAACGCGCCGTTCGGCGGCTTCGACTCCGTCGACGGGCAGTCGGTGGTGCTGCTCGACAGGAAGCGGGCTGCCCCGCTCTGGCAGGCCATCCGCGACGACGACGTGGCGGGCTACCTCGAAGCGCACCCGCCGTCCGACGAGTTGGGCA includes:
- a CDS encoding YibE/F family protein, with product MLVLWPGDAQHSGGPSGVGFDRPTFDARVTAVKEVDCEDVNAQPQQPPPGQEPQGQPGQNQGGKRPCQKATVEVTSGKDKGHTFTEIVTPDATRTYSTGQDVVVAYAEKAPRDLQYSVIDVDRTFPMLLLAGIFALVVVLVGRLRGVLALVGLAVSFGVLTLFILPAILEGSNPLVVAVVGGSAIMLATLYLCHGLSARTSVAALGTLSSLLLIGLLGSLFIGWAELTGNTDDQTGLVHGLYPDIEIQGLLLAGVLIGSLGVLDDVTVTQTSAVWELKQADPTASRRTLYSAAMRIGRDHIASVVNTLVLAYAGAALPLLLLFTIAESSVGTVAGSELVAQEIVRTLVGSIGLVASVPLTTLLAALVVSADRHRGAVGQPAGVAPAGQPGRPGQTGQTAPAGQAGAGTAPAAPVTSRRGKRRKPK
- a CDS encoding DUF5326 family protein, whose protein sequence is MAVKEVFATMPWWVKWVAVPLVVLVVFGSMIASVVGFLIGLLFKVLIVVAVIGGLIYAVRRFTSASSSSRGDW
- a CDS encoding cupin domain-containing protein, whose product is MKAFRLEELEAQRAANDGAYLRFLRERHMSAGLYALDRGEQDPQQPHAQDEVYLVVSGRGSLTVGDETTQVARGSVVYVPAGAPHRFHHISEDLRVMVVFAPPER
- a CDS encoding phage holin family protein: MTNFLIKTLANAGALAVAIWLLKDITLTGGDTGRKTITLIVVALIFGLVNFVVKPLVKLLALPVLILTLGLFTLVINALMLLLTSWLADEVDLSFHVEGFGTAVLGGLIISIVSWALNMILPDND
- a CDS encoding low molecular weight protein-tyrosine-phosphatase, giving the protein MAEAVFRARLVDAGLDALVTVDSAGTGGWHTGDAADPRTVAVLTAAGYAQRHRARQFTADWFADRDLVIALDRGHQRELRAMAPSPEEAAKVRLLRSYGPEASGGSQAYGRGGAALDVPDPYYGGARGFDDCLELIEAAMPGLLAEVGDAVGEPAGVTGTDGHDGHDGPDGPDGPDGKLG
- a CDS encoding fructosamine kinase family protein; amino-acid sequence: MRERADRRQAREVGSRAARATGSGILSYALPLGGGSICDAWQIELGEGVHQNGGPHFTVFAKTLPGAPPDFFTAEAAGLRMLRDTGTVPVPGVYAAEDGLLVLRWIDPGPPTPEQAERLGRDLAALHATAAPSYGTPGRAAYLGSLPLTSPDDGRPVTAPEDWPAFHAEHRLLPFLRRAVDNGAIEPADQRSVERLCAELGRVAGPPQPPAVIHGDLWSGNVHWSAEGRAHLIDPAAQGGHPETDLALLELFGCPQLTRILAAYEEVRPLDGRAARVPLHQLQHLLVHAALFGSGYGARCGAAARAALAA
- a CDS encoding cystathionine gamma-lyase yields the protein MSATADGDGTRVVRAGLPEEEPYAAPLPGPVFAAHYHLPGDPADAPYSYGRDGNPTWTALERAIGELEAPDGDFADTVHTLAFASGMGAISAVLFSRLRPGDAVVLPSDGYNLLVPVRERLEGFGVEVRTAPTAGDAQLAALDGARLLWIESPSNPGLDVCDIRRLADAAHEHGALVAVDNTLATPLGQRPLALGADFSVASGTKALTGHGDVLLGYVACRDPRLAADVRLWRKTVGAIPGPMEAWLAHRSLATLEVRTRRQAESALALAEALSVRPEVRDVRHPGRPGDPAYAQAARQMRRFGCVVSFTLPDKAFCERFLAALRLVDDATSFGGVRSTAERRGRWGGDAVPEGFVRLSVGLEDAADLVADVERALERAAGATEGAGPA
- a CDS encoding LCP family protein — translated: MTDTHPGSETPVTAPEVPVTAPEPTAAGTGTDGGSGDGTGDGTGDGTGDGTTPVHHARPRPRRRRRVLLWSLIAVLLLTGTGAGYLYWRADRAADAIDRIPDALPELPADQQPKATGGQTFLLVGVDTRADVPTTGDDAEAPAWQTGASRSDTMMLLHLAADRKDATVVSLARDTWVDVPGHGKAKLNAAYSWGGPALAVRTVQDLTGVRVDHLAAIDWNGFRALTDAVGGVDITVPRDVPGRADAPAYRAGTHRMNGAEALAYVRERKGLPRGDLDRTKRQQNFLRALMTRVLSGDTFSSPSRMSGLLDAIGGVVSVDDKLTNRGLYDLAWSLRGLRGSHVNFMNAPFGGFDSVDGQSVVLLDRKRAAPLWQAIRDDDVAGYLEAHPPSDELGTTDPVR